The genome window TTTACTTCCTACTCTAAGGAAAGGAAAAACTATGTACTTACTATAgactatagtacatgtacctccttTCATATAAAGACATATGTTAGTCCATCAAGTTTTATTGGATGTCATATCGAGCATccaaaacaaaaataaatgCGCacacactagatctagcttatAGTAGACATGTCCATCATCTACAAATCAGTTCATTTCCACAATTTAAAGGTCCATCTTAGGATGAGTATTGTCCCTTGAGACGTTCCACTAATTCAATATATGATTTCTCAGCTGCCTCCTTCGACATTCCTTTTCGACTTTCCCAGTTGTCCCATTTGGCCTTGCCCTTAAAGTCCAACATTCCAGGTCTATCGGTGTTGACATCTCCAATGGAGGCCTGCTTAAAGTATCCATACAAATCAAGTAGCTCTGCATCTGTGGGACGGCTAGTGAAGGTCTTTACGGCTTCTGCAGCTGCAAGAAACTCGGAGGAATTGGACATGATAGCAACTGGTTGTTGGTTGGGTCGGGTAGCTCAAACAGTACAGACCTCGTTGCAAAAGGTGAAAGGGCACTAAGTCTTAGCCCCACCCATTAATTTGTTTAGAATAGGCATGCGCAACCACCACGTGTTCTTTCTGGATACCAAGACAAGATGGTGGGTAGAGTCCATTGCTTCTTTATACATTTTTGCATTCTGTGTCCATATATACCATATCTTTGATTGAAATTCCTCTCTCCAACGCAGCCACCTAAGCAGCAGCAAAAGGGAGGCACGACCAAGAAACAGATTTCCCAGAAGAAAACAGCCAAACCGGCTGGAAGTGGGAAAGCTAAGAAAAAGGTTGTGTTTTAGTGAACTGTTTGGTGTTCAGTATAAAGTCACATGATACTACACTACACTAGTTTTGTTTCAGCCGCCAACAATTATTACCTTTCCTTAAACACATTCCTATTAAATACTTGATACGAAGAATATGTACACATCTGGTAATTCGTTATCTTATTCTATTTCTGCAGAAGTGGTCTAAGGGAAAAGTGAGGGATAAGCTAAACAACATTGCCCTATTTGACAAGGCCACTTACGAGAAGCTCTACAAGGAGGTCCCTAACTACAAGCTCATCACTCCGTCTGTAGTGTCTGAAAGACTCAAGGTTCGCGTTTCTCTGGCCAACAGAGCACTGGCTGAGATGGCTTCGAAGGGAACGATTCGAGAAGTGTTT of Halichondria panicea chromosome 9, odHalPani1.1, whole genome shotgun sequence contains these proteins:
- the LOC135341685 gene encoding small ribosomal subunit protein eS25-like produces the protein MPPKQQQKGGTTKKQISQKKTAKPAGSGKAKKKKWSKGKVRDKLNNIALFDKATYEKLYKEVPNYKLITPSVVSERLKVRVSLANRALAEMASKGTIREVFKHHAQRVYTRAPKAEEAA